From one Pseudactinotalea sp. HY158 genomic stretch:
- the metE gene encoding 5-methyltetrahydropteroyltriglutamate--homocysteine S-methyltransferase, whose translation MSQQPQPTTPFPAATILGYPRIGPRRELKRALESFWGGRSSAEDLTVTAAGLREGTRRRLQAAGLSEPAAIPADFAYYDQVWSAASQLGAIPSRFAHLRAGDSHTGALDLAGHFTVARGAGDLAPLEMTKWFDTNYHYLVPEVGPDTEFALVASDSADAVAEGIAAGVAQRPVVVGPLTFLLLAKAADDAPEGFAPLSRLDDLVAAYAAWLRSFAAAGAQWVQLDESALVSDTWDADRAEVLAAAEEAYATLAAIETTERPALFVSTSYDTLGRDALAALARTGVEAIGLDLVKGGLPEIDADLRAALAGTTLVAGLVDGHNVWRTDLDAAHAKLTALRSAAGDGVPVAVSTSTSLFHVPHTTTDEPDLPEQLRSWLSFADEKVGEVLALAAGPEAAASEFAAARAARDDREAAAGVHVPAVGERLANLTDADFDRTPYASRVVVQDQTWDLPALPTTTIGSFPQTTELRQARAKLRKGEITEAEYTDEMRAEIGRVIELQTQLGIDVLVHGEPERNDMVQYFAEHLDGFAVTQNGWVQSYGSRCTRPSILWGDVSRPAPITTEWSSYADSLTDAPVKGMLTGPVTILAWSFVRDDQPLAETANQVALALRDEIADLETAGIGIIQVDEPALRELLPLREAAQADYLDWSVRSFRLATAGAADATQIHTHLCYSEFGEVIGAIDGLDADVTSIEAARSKMEILPAIAGSGFGRGIGPGVYDIHSPRVPSAEEIEGLLTAALASVGERKLWVNPDCGLKTRGYAETVASLEHLVGATKAVRARL comes from the coding sequence ATGTCCCAGCAGCCCCAGCCCACCACCCCGTTCCCGGCGGCCACGATCCTTGGCTACCCCCGGATCGGGCCCCGCCGCGAACTCAAGCGCGCCCTCGAATCCTTCTGGGGCGGGCGCAGCAGCGCCGAGGACCTGACCGTCACGGCCGCCGGGCTCCGGGAGGGCACGCGCCGGCGCCTCCAGGCCGCGGGCCTGAGCGAACCGGCCGCGATCCCCGCGGACTTCGCCTACTACGACCAGGTGTGGTCGGCCGCCTCCCAGCTCGGCGCGATCCCGTCCCGGTTCGCGCACCTGCGCGCCGGCGACTCCCACACGGGCGCGCTCGACCTCGCCGGCCACTTCACCGTGGCCCGCGGCGCGGGCGACCTCGCCCCCCTCGAGATGACCAAGTGGTTCGACACGAACTACCACTACCTCGTGCCCGAGGTCGGCCCGGACACCGAGTTCGCGCTCGTGGCGAGCGACTCGGCGGACGCCGTCGCCGAGGGGATCGCCGCCGGCGTGGCCCAGCGCCCCGTCGTGGTCGGCCCGCTCACCTTCCTCCTGCTGGCCAAGGCAGCGGACGACGCCCCCGAGGGCTTCGCCCCGCTCTCCCGCCTCGACGACCTCGTGGCCGCCTACGCCGCCTGGCTGCGCTCCTTCGCCGCCGCCGGGGCGCAGTGGGTCCAGCTGGACGAGTCCGCCCTGGTCTCGGACACGTGGGACGCCGACCGGGCCGAGGTGCTCGCCGCCGCGGAGGAGGCCTATGCCACCCTCGCAGCGATCGAGACGACCGAGCGGCCCGCGCTGTTCGTGTCCACCTCCTACGACACGCTCGGCCGGGATGCGCTCGCGGCGCTCGCCCGCACCGGGGTCGAGGCCATCGGGCTCGACCTCGTCAAGGGCGGCCTGCCGGAGATCGACGCGGACCTGCGGGCCGCGCTCGCCGGCACGACGCTCGTGGCCGGCCTCGTCGACGGCCACAACGTGTGGCGCACCGACCTCGACGCCGCCCACGCGAAGCTCACCGCACTCCGCTCGGCCGCAGGGGACGGCGTCCCGGTCGCCGTGAGCACGTCGACCTCCCTGTTCCACGTGCCGCACACGACGACCGACGAGCCCGACCTGCCCGAGCAGCTGCGCAGCTGGCTCTCCTTCGCCGACGAGAAGGTGGGCGAGGTGCTCGCACTCGCCGCAGGCCCCGAGGCCGCGGCATCCGAGTTCGCCGCCGCGCGGGCCGCCCGGGACGACCGCGAGGCCGCCGCGGGCGTGCACGTGCCCGCCGTGGGGGAGCGGCTCGCGAACCTCACGGACGCCGACTTCGACCGCACCCCGTACGCGAGCCGCGTCGTCGTCCAGGATCAGACCTGGGACCTGCCGGCGCTGCCGACGACCACGATCGGCTCCTTCCCGCAGACCACCGAGCTGCGCCAGGCGCGCGCCAAGCTGCGCAAGGGCGAGATCACCGAGGCCGAGTACACCGACGAGATGCGCGCGGAGATCGGTCGCGTGATCGAGCTGCAGACCCAACTCGGCATCGACGTGCTCGTGCACGGTGAGCCCGAGCGCAACGACATGGTGCAGTACTTCGCCGAGCACCTCGACGGCTTCGCGGTGACGCAGAACGGCTGGGTGCAGTCCTACGGTTCGCGCTGCACCCGCCCGTCGATCCTGTGGGGCGACGTGTCGCGGCCGGCGCCGATCACGACCGAGTGGTCGAGCTACGCCGACTCCCTCACGGACGCCCCGGTCAAGGGCATGCTCACCGGCCCGGTGACGATCCTCGCGTGGTCGTTCGTGCGCGACGACCAGCCGCTCGCCGAGACCGCGAACCAGGTGGCCCTCGCCCTGCGCGACGAGATCGCCGATCTCGAGACCGCCGGGATCGGCATCATCCAGGTGGACGAGCCGGCGCTGCGTGAGCTGCTGCCGCTGCGGGAGGCCGCCCAGGCCGACTACCTCGACTGGTCGGTGCGCTCGTTCCGGCTCGCGACCGCGGGCGCCGCGGACGCCACCCAGATCCACACCCACCTGTGCTATTCCGAGTTCGGCGAGGTGATCGGCGCGATCGACGGCCTCGACGCGGACGTCACCTCGATCGAGGCGGCCCGCTCGAAGATGGAGATCCTCCCGGCGATCGCCGGCTCCGGCTTCGGTCGCGGCATCGGCCCGGGCGTGTACGACATCCACTCCCCGCGCGTGCCCTCCGCCGAGGAGATCGAGGGATTGCTGACGGCGGCGCTCGCCTCCGTGGGTGAGCGGAAGCTGTGGGTCAACCCGGACTGTGGCCTCAAGACCCGCGGCTACGCCGAGACGGTCGCCTCCCTCGAGCACCTCGTCGGTGCCACGAAGGCGGTCCGGGCGCGCCTATAG
- a CDS encoding YigZ family protein yields MSRQYSTISGEASAEIEVKRSRFRCDLTRVATEEAAREAIARARAEFWDARHHCSAFVLGPAGDPDSMERSSDDGEPAGTAGAPMLEVLRGAELRDVVAVVTRWFGGTLLGAGGLVRAYSDSVRAAVEVAPIQRRELVTEVEVTLGEDGYVRAGRLEADLRARGIAVLDVAYAERVTFLLGTPGEPGELAAQIAGLTAGTANTRVRRTTWVDR; encoded by the coding sequence ATGAGCCGGCAGTACAGCACGATCTCCGGGGAGGCCTCGGCAGAGATCGAGGTGAAGCGGTCCCGGTTCCGCTGCGACCTCACCCGGGTGGCGACCGAGGAGGCGGCCCGGGAGGCGATCGCCCGGGCCCGCGCCGAGTTCTGGGATGCCCGCCACCACTGCTCGGCCTTCGTCCTCGGCCCCGCCGGCGACCCGGACTCGATGGAGCGCAGCAGCGACGACGGCGAACCCGCCGGCACCGCGGGCGCCCCGATGCTCGAGGTGCTCCGCGGGGCGGAACTGCGCGACGTCGTCGCCGTGGTGACCCGGTGGTTCGGTGGCACCCTGCTCGGGGCCGGCGGGCTCGTGCGCGCCTATTCGGACTCCGTGCGGGCCGCGGTCGAGGTCGCCCCGATTCAGCGCCGGGAACTCGTGACCGAGGTCGAGGTGACCCTGGGCGAGGACGGCTACGTGCGCGCCGGCCGCCTCGAGGCCGACCTGCGGGCCCGCGGGATCGCGGTGCTCGACGTGGCCTACGCGGAGCGGGTCACGTTCCTGCTCGGAACCCCGGGTGAGCCGGGCGAGCTGGCCGCCCAGATCGCCGGGCTCACCGCGGGCACGGCGAACACGCGGGTGCGCCGCACCACCTGGGTCGACCGCTGA
- a CDS encoding HNH endonuclease family protein has translation MAQESRSGARTAGTVIAAALLACALALVIPRWWMLVRPHGATPVAQEQLAVAEEALGRLPVVVPLDLDDYERDFFGPAWQDPDGAVCDTRNRVLAAWLEDVTVDPSNPCLVDSGWFVDPYTGAMLTFERGPRTSREVQIDHLIALADAWRKGAHAWPRGRAQRFANDVSNLIPTDGAANQAKGAADASGWLPPARGYRCAYVVQQILVKEAYGLGVSSEEVGAMGEELRDCPVASGPTPAPVSVAGGSASGGAAGRRSGSVGTSRGSCRGGSRATARSTSLRGPRARGGRVSRHGGTRRGGGRGRGRVGRAGYVVSTPRTDPGPQRSGKQRHRVRTRPDAGAHRRRPCGGVRIWPPPPGGGTA, from the coding sequence ATGGCGCAGGAATCCCGCTCCGGAGCGCGCACGGCCGGGACCGTGATCGCCGCGGCCCTGCTCGCCTGCGCACTCGCGCTCGTGATCCCGCGCTGGTGGATGCTCGTTCGCCCCCACGGCGCCACCCCGGTGGCGCAGGAACAGCTGGCGGTCGCGGAGGAGGCGCTCGGGCGGCTGCCCGTCGTGGTCCCGCTCGACCTCGACGACTACGAGCGGGACTTCTTCGGCCCCGCCTGGCAGGACCCGGACGGCGCGGTCTGCGATACCCGCAACCGGGTGCTCGCCGCCTGGCTCGAAGACGTGACCGTCGATCCGAGCAATCCCTGCCTCGTGGACTCAGGCTGGTTCGTGGACCCGTACACCGGCGCCATGCTCACGTTCGAGCGCGGTCCGCGGACGAGCCGGGAGGTGCAGATCGATCATCTCATCGCGCTCGCCGACGCCTGGCGCAAGGGCGCCCATGCCTGGCCGCGCGGGCGTGCGCAGCGCTTCGCCAACGACGTGAGCAACCTCATTCCCACGGACGGCGCAGCGAACCAGGCCAAGGGGGCCGCCGACGCGTCGGGCTGGCTGCCGCCCGCGCGCGGATACCGGTGCGCGTACGTGGTCCAACAGATCCTCGTCAAGGAGGCGTACGGGCTCGGCGTCAGCTCCGAGGAGGTCGGGGCGATGGGGGAGGAACTGCGCGACTGCCCGGTCGCGAGCGGCCCGACGCCCGCGCCCGTGTCGGTCGCCGGCGGGTCGGCCTCCGGCGGCGCGGCCGGGCGGCGGAGCGGGTCCGTGGGAACGTCTCGGGGCAGCTGTCGGGGCGGGTCACGGGCCACGGCCAGGAGCACGTCTCTGCGCGGGCCTCGGGCCAGGGGCGGACGTGTCTCTCGGCACGGGGGCACGCGTCGTGGTGGCGGTCGTGGTCGTGGTCGTGTCGGTCGGGCGGGATACGTTGTGTCCACTCCCCGAACCGACCCGGGACCCCAGCGGTCCGGAAAGCAGAGACACCGTGTTCGTACTCGACCAGACGCTGGTGCTCACCGCCGCCGACCTTGCGGAGGAGTGCGAATATGGCCTCCTCCACCAGGCGGCGGCACTGCATGA
- a CDS encoding TM0106 family RecB-like putative nuclease gives MATRLVEEAGGAKPALTRIGRAERTRRGYVEQQERTIAAIRSGAAVVAGAAFFHDGLQVSADFLVATPRGHRIQLVTTARQTRVKDLVRVGAIAAAARAAGIVLDPEAVVESTGPATTHALEDLEVVAGLRRERLERLLATGAGADVGPEWGDETWWSCGYCSPCRRGIEEHRDVRLVWGLRRHHRAALLGAGIRTIDELAATDGPVPHLDHADLDRLRGQARLQLRQERAEAAGADVTVFAEVHSPGVLARLPMPDPGDLFFDFEGDPWWHDGREWGLEYLFGIREADTSDYVTFWAHSLAEEKRALLGFLDYVRERRRARPGMHIYHYAFYEPATLRRLTQRHGVGAEEVTDLLDAGVFVDLYDVVKHGVHVSQRSFSLKKLEPLYMGEELRTDSAVTDGGASILVYEEATRARQRGDGQTWRERLADLAEYNAYDCRSTERLRDWLLAHRDDPAELGDPGEPGGPGELGDPGGPGDPGEPGESGGPGDPGEPGGPGDPGEPGESVEPGEPGARLESAAVDGMPEPRRLGGGSGWAASASRPRIESEEVAHRHRSATAPEEAAAIRDRLLGPEGGAAVGQDSGRHSGGGSDQRSGREPAGELGRHAVRDSGPRPADVLVVAFTSDQADLLRDELAAAGMPSVRVEAVAESGTEPADAVIVSVVASTLAEAVGGPASILDREVWERLVGRAREVIRVVHSDQLLQTMPREADVLPGVAALARLLRPLETKRGR, from the coding sequence GTGGCGACCCGACTCGTCGAGGAGGCGGGCGGCGCGAAGCCCGCCCTCACCCGGATCGGGCGGGCAGAACGCACCCGACGCGGCTACGTCGAGCAGCAGGAACGAACGATCGCCGCGATTCGTTCGGGCGCCGCCGTCGTCGCGGGGGCCGCCTTCTTCCACGACGGACTCCAGGTGAGTGCCGACTTCCTCGTGGCCACGCCGCGGGGTCATCGGATTCAACTCGTGACCACGGCCCGGCAGACCCGGGTCAAGGACCTCGTGCGCGTCGGCGCCATCGCGGCCGCGGCCCGGGCGGCGGGCATCGTGCTCGACCCGGAGGCCGTCGTGGAATCCACCGGCCCGGCCACGACCCACGCCCTCGAGGATCTCGAGGTCGTGGCCGGGCTCCGCCGGGAGCGGCTCGAACGACTCCTCGCGACCGGCGCCGGGGCGGATGTGGGGCCCGAATGGGGCGACGAGACCTGGTGGTCCTGCGGCTACTGCTCCCCCTGTCGCCGGGGCATCGAGGAGCATCGGGACGTCCGCCTCGTCTGGGGCCTGCGCCGCCACCATCGCGCCGCCCTCCTCGGTGCGGGCATCCGCACGATCGACGAGCTGGCCGCCACGGACGGGCCCGTGCCCCACCTCGACCATGCCGATCTCGACCGCCTCCGCGGCCAGGCCCGGCTGCAGCTCCGGCAGGAGCGGGCGGAGGCCGCCGGCGCCGACGTGACCGTGTTCGCCGAGGTGCATTCCCCCGGCGTGCTCGCGCGGCTTCCGATGCCCGATCCAGGCGACCTCTTCTTCGATTTCGAGGGGGACCCGTGGTGGCACGACGGCCGGGAGTGGGGACTCGAATACCTCTTCGGGATCAGGGAAGCCGATACGAGCGACTACGTGACCTTCTGGGCTCATTCACTCGCTGAGGAGAAGCGCGCGCTCCTGGGATTCCTCGACTATGTACGGGAGCGGCGACGGGCCCGTCCCGGGATGCACATCTACCATTACGCGTTCTACGAGCCCGCCACGCTCCGACGGCTCACGCAGCGCCACGGGGTCGGCGCGGAGGAGGTGACCGACCTGCTCGACGCCGGGGTCTTCGTGGATCTCTACGACGTGGTCAAGCACGGCGTGCACGTCTCGCAGCGCTCCTTCTCCCTCAAGAAGCTCGAACCGCTCTACATGGGCGAGGAGCTGCGCACCGACTCGGCCGTGACCGACGGGGGAGCATCGATCCTCGTCTACGAGGAGGCAACCCGCGCCAGGCAGCGCGGGGACGGGCAGACCTGGCGCGAGCGGCTGGCCGACCTGGCCGAGTACAACGCCTACGACTGCCGCTCCACCGAACGGCTGCGCGATTGGCTGCTCGCCCATCGCGACGACCCGGCTGAGCTGGGAGACCCGGGCGAACCGGGTGGACCAGGCGAACTGGGTGACCCGGGTGGACCAGGCGACCCGGGTGAACCGGGTGAGTCGGGTGGACCAGGCGACCCGGGTGAACCGGGTGGACCAGGCGACCCGGGTGAACCGGGTGAGTCGGTCGAACCGGGCGAACCGGGCGCGAGGCTCGAGAGCGCGGCGGTCGACGGCATGCCCGAACCCCGGCGCCTCGGGGGCGGGTCGGGGTGGGCGGCCTCCGCGTCGCGCCCGCGGATCGAGTCGGAGGAGGTGGCGCACCGTCATCGCAGCGCGACCGCCCCGGAGGAGGCCGCGGCCATCCGCGACCGGCTGCTCGGACCGGAGGGTGGGGCCGCAGTGGGGCAGGATTCGGGCCGACATTCGGGTGGGGGTTCGGATCAGCGTTCGGGCCGCGAGCCCGCCGGGGAGTTGGGCCGGCATGCGGTGCGAGACTCGGGACCGAGGCCGGCGGACGTGCTCGTGGTGGCGTTCACGTCGGACCAGGCGGACCTCCTGCGAGATGAGCTCGCGGCGGCGGGAATGCCCTCGGTCCGGGTCGAGGCGGTCGCCGAATCCGGCACCGAACCGGCCGATGCGGTGATCGTCAGCGTCGTCGCCTCGACCCTGGCCGAGGCGGTCGGCGGACCGGCCTCCATCCTCGATCGCGAGGTGTGGGAGCGCCTGGTGGGCCGGGCGCGGGAGGTGATCCGCGTCGTCCATTCGGATCAACTGCTCCAGACCATGCCACGCGAGGCCGACGTGCTCCCCGGCGTCGCGGCGCTCGCGCGACTGCTCCGGCCACTCGAGACGAAACGCGGGCGGTGA
- a CDS encoding YtxH domain-containing protein: protein MRSTLTFALGAGVGYVLGTRAGREKFDRMSAALRQAWETPAVQEQWGRASERIAETVREQRASLTERAVHAAKDTLGMAPPRRPDTPAG, encoded by the coding sequence ATGAGATCCACGCTGACGTTCGCGCTCGGGGCGGGGGTGGGCTACGTGCTCGGGACCCGCGCAGGCCGGGAGAAGTTCGATCGAATGTCGGCGGCACTACGGCAGGCCTGGGAGACCCCGGCCGTGCAGGAGCAGTGGGGCCGGGCGAGCGAGCGAATCGCCGAGACGGTCCGGGAACAGCGTGCCTCCCTCACCGAGCGCGCCGTGCACGCCGCGAAGGACACCCTCGGGATGGCGCCGCCGCGCCGCCCGGACACGCCCGCGGGCTGA
- a CDS encoding VIT1/CCC1 transporter family protein: MVVLLLGGGRCAGPPSVADEARRGTGRLGTVTTSSVGPSASQIRRWRRYLAEERAEAALYRELAMRRHGEERDILLQLAEAEGRHAAHWEDLLGVNIGLPLRPSLASRMLTFMARRFNGVVVLTLAQRAESRSAYAEDEHATPTMAADERIHEEVVRSLAARGRQRMSGSFRAAVFGMNDGLVSNLALVLGVGAAGVDTVAILLAGMAGLLAGALSMGAGEYVSIRSQRELLAASSPSPTANEALPGLDVDANELALVYRARGMPAHEADAHAEDVLARLDFAGDHEADDHEEIGSAWSAALSSFLLFSMGAIIPVLPYLVGMTGMAAVVVSAALVGLALVITGSIVGLLSGAPPALRALRQLAIGWGAAAATYALGLLFNSGA; encoded by the coding sequence ATGGTCGTCCTCCTCCTCGGCGGTGGCCGGTGTGCCGGCCCGCCCAGTGTGGCAGACGAGGCGCGCCGCGGAACTGGCAGACTAGGCACAGTGACCACGTCTTCCGTCGGGCCGAGCGCCAGTCAGATTCGCCGGTGGCGCCGTTACCTCGCCGAGGAACGGGCCGAGGCCGCGCTCTACCGGGAACTGGCGATGCGCCGTCACGGCGAGGAACGTGACATCCTGCTCCAGCTCGCCGAGGCCGAGGGCCGGCACGCGGCGCACTGGGAGGACCTGCTCGGCGTCAACATCGGCCTGCCGCTGCGCCCGAGCCTGGCCTCGCGGATGCTCACCTTCATGGCGCGTCGCTTCAACGGCGTCGTCGTGCTCACCCTCGCGCAACGGGCCGAGTCCCGGTCGGCCTACGCCGAGGACGAGCACGCCACGCCGACCATGGCGGCCGACGAGCGGATCCACGAGGAGGTCGTCCGCTCCCTCGCGGCCCGGGGCCGGCAGCGCATGTCCGGCTCGTTCCGGGCCGCCGTCTTCGGCATGAACGACGGGCTCGTCTCCAACCTCGCGCTCGTGCTCGGGGTCGGGGCCGCCGGTGTCGACACCGTCGCCATCCTCCTCGCAGGCATGGCCGGCCTGCTCGCCGGGGCCCTGTCGATGGGGGCGGGGGAGTACGTCTCCATCCGGTCGCAGCGCGAACTGCTCGCCGCCTCCAGCCCGAGCCCCACCGCGAACGAGGCGCTGCCCGGCCTCGACGTCGACGCCAACGAACTCGCCCTCGTCTACCGCGCCCGGGGGATGCCCGCGCACGAGGCGGACGCCCACGCCGAGGACGTGCTCGCCCGGCTCGACTTCGCCGGCGACCACGAGGCGGACGATCACGAGGAGATCGGCTCCGCCTGGTCGGCGGCGCTGTCCTCGTTCCTGCTGTTCTCGATGGGGGCGATCATCCCCGTGCTGCCCTACCTCGTGGGGATGACCGGCATGGCGGCCGTGGTCGTCTCGGCCGCGCTCGTGGGCCTGGCGCTGGTGATCACCGGCTCGATCGTCGGGCTGCTCTCCGGGGCGCCGCCGGCGCTGCGCGCGCTGCGGCAACTGGCGATCGGCTGGGGCGCGGCGGCGGCGACCTACGCGCTCGGGCTGCTGTTCAACTCGGGAGCCTGA
- a CDS encoding MFS transporter: MATLGFGVNFWAWALLSPLGPLFVSEGMVSSPALIVAVPVIVGSLGRIPIGALTDRFGGRVMMPLLSIITIVPVLFVGFIGQYTYGTLLVGGFFLGIAGATFSIGVPYVNSWFPPEKRGMATGVYGIGMGGTAISAFVTVPLFKNVGSVAPFVLVAVVLAVYALAAWTMMRNAPTWAPATKSMISQLAHVARIRLTWQACYLYAVAFGGYVAFSVYLPTLLHNWYDVSIGDASLRMAGFVIVAVAMRPLGGILSDRIGATTTLLVGYAVVAVMAIVVIVLHMWQDAPSLIPVGTVGYIGMAAGLGLGSGGVFALIAKRSDPADVGSITGFVGAAGGLGGFVPPLLLGFMWVQRGDYSTGIALLAMATVFAMLVAVWAGQPAAATARPARSAGAPAEETPDSAAEEALS, from the coding sequence ATGGCGACGCTCGGATTCGGTGTCAACTTCTGGGCGTGGGCGCTGCTCAGCCCGCTCGGGCCGCTCTTCGTGAGCGAGGGCATGGTCTCCAGCCCCGCCCTCATCGTCGCGGTGCCGGTGATCGTCGGCTCGCTCGGGCGGATCCCGATCGGCGCCCTGACCGACCGCTTCGGCGGCCGGGTCATGATGCCGCTGCTGTCGATCATCACGATCGTGCCCGTGCTCTTCGTGGGATTCATCGGGCAATACACCTATGGCACGCTCCTCGTCGGCGGATTCTTCCTGGGAATCGCCGGGGCGACCTTCTCGATCGGGGTGCCGTACGTCAATAGCTGGTTCCCCCCGGAAAAGCGCGGAATGGCCACGGGGGTATACGGGATCGGCATGGGCGGAACCGCGATCAGCGCATTCGTCACGGTGCCGCTGTTCAAGAACGTCGGCTCGGTCGCCCCGTTCGTGCTCGTCGCCGTCGTGCTCGCGGTCTACGCCCTGGCCGCCTGGACCATGATGCGCAACGCGCCCACCTGGGCGCCCGCGACCAAGTCGATGATCTCCCAGCTCGCCCACGTCGCGAGGATCCGGCTCACCTGGCAGGCCTGCTACCTCTACGCGGTCGCCTTCGGCGGGTACGTGGCGTTCTCGGTGTACCTGCCGACCCTGCTCCACAACTGGTACGACGTCTCGATCGGCGACGCGTCGCTGCGGATGGCGGGCTTCGTCATCGTCGCCGTCGCGATGCGACCCCTCGGCGGCATCCTCTCCGACCGGATCGGCGCCACGACGACCCTGCTCGTGGGGTACGCGGTCGTGGCCGTCATGGCGATCGTGGTGATCGTGCTGCACATGTGGCAGGACGCGCCCTCGCTCATCCCGGTCGGCACGGTCGGCTACATCGGGATGGCCGCGGGCCTCGGGCTCGGGTCCGGCGGGGTGTTCGCGCTCATCGCCAAGCGCTCCGATCCCGCCGACGTCGGATCCATCACGGGCTTCGTCGGCGCCGCCGGCGGCCTCGGCGGCTTCGTGCCGCCGCTCCTGCTGGGCTTCATGTGGGTCCAGCGGGGCGACTACTCCACGGGGATCGCCCTGCTCGCCATGGCCACCGTGTTCGCGATGCTCGTCGCCGTGTGGGCCGGTCAGCCGGCCGCTGCGACCGCCCGTCCCGCCCGTTCCGCCGGGGCTCCCGCCGAGGAGACCCCGGACTCTGCCGCTGAGGAGGCACTCTCATGA